The sequence CACTGCTCTCAATTCCAAGTCCCCTGAGAAAGTCGNaccctcttctttcttttttttttttgtttgtttgtttctgtggaTTTCATTCAATTCGGactcaaatttggatttctccttttgtttgatttttgttaaaaaatctGGGGCAGCGACGCTACCGTAATGACAAATTTGTAGAGGGTATGAACATGACTGAGGAAATGTTGAGTCCTACTTCCGTTGCTCGTCAAGTTAATGACCAGATCGCTCTTGCTAAAGCCTTCGTTGTCATTGCTAAAGAAAGTAAGAATCTTCAGTTTGCTTGGGACTTGAGTGCTCAGATCCGTAACTCTCAGCTGCTCTTGTCCTCTGCTGCCACTAGTAGAAGGCCCTTGACTGTCTTGGAGTCCGAGCCTACTATTCGTGACATGGCTCTTCTCTTATACCAAGCCCAGCAGCTGCTTCACTACGATAGTGCCACCATGATTATGAGGCTCAAGGCCTCCATCCAGTCTCTTGAAGAGCAGATGAGTTCCCTTGCTGACAAGAGTTCCAAGTACGGACAGATTGCTGCCGAGGAAGTCCCCAAGAGTCTCTACTGTCTTGGTGTTCGTCTCACTACCGAATGGTTTCAGAACCTACAGACTAAGGAGAGAAGCCTCAAGGCTGATGATTCCAACAAGCTCACCGATAACTCGCTCTACCATTTCTGTGTCTTCTCTGACAACATCATTGCTACCTCTGTTGTGGTTAACTCCACTGCTCTCAATTCCAAGTCCCCTGAGAAAGTCGTGTTTCATCTTGTCACCAACGAGATCAACTACGCTGCAATGAAGGCTTGGTTCGCCATGAGCATGGACAACCTCAGAGGAGTCACCGTGGAGGTTCAGAAATTCGAGGATTTCTCTTGGCTCAATGCTTCCTATGTCCCTGTCCTCAAGCAGCTCCAAGATTCTGATACGCAGAGCTACTACTTCTCTGGGCACAACGACGATGGCCGCACGCCAATCAAGTTCAGAAACCCCAAGTATCTTTCCATGCTCAACCATCTTAGGTTCTACATCCCGCAAGTGTTCCCTGCGCTCAAGAAGGTGgtctttcttgatgatgatgttgttgttcaGAAGGATCTTTCCGCTCTCTTTTCCATcgatttaaacaaaaatgtcaACGGGGCTGTTGAGACATGCATGGAGACCTTCCACCGCTACCACAAGTACTTGAACTATTCCCATCCCCTCATCCGCTCTCACTTTGATCCAGATGCGTGTGGCTGGGCGTTTGGGATGAACGTCTTTGATTTAGTTGAATGGAGGAAGAGAAATGTGACCGGCATATACCACTACTGGCAAGAAAAGAATGTGGACCGCACCCTATGGAAACTTGGCACNNNNNNNNNNNNNNNNNNNNNNNNNNNNNNNNNNNNNNNNNNNNNNNNNNNNNNNNNNNNNNNNNNNNNNNNNNNNNNNNNNNNNNNNNNNNNNNNNNNNNNNNNNNNNNNNNNNNNNNNNNNNNNNNNNNNNNNNNNNNNNNNNNNNNNNNNNNNNNNNNNNNNNNNNNNNNNNNNNNNNNNNNNNNNNNNNNNNNNNNNNNNNNNNNNNNNNNNNNNNNNNNNNNNNNNNNNNNNNNNNNNNNNNNNNNNNNNNNNNNNNNNNNNNNNNNNNNNNNNNNNNNNNNNNNNNNNNNNNNNNNNNNNNNNNNNNNNNNNNNNNNNNNNNNNNNNNNNNNNNNNNNNNNNNNNNNNNNNNNNNNNNNNNNNNNNNNNNNNNNNNNNNNNNNNNNNNNNNNNNNNNNNNNNNNNNNNNNNNNNNNNNNNNNNNNNNTTCTCTCTCACTCAGGAAGCAGAGTAACAATGAAGGGCTGTGAGCATGAACAGCAACTCAAAGCAAGAAGAGGAAAGTCCCGCGAGGTTAGTTCACGTTTTCTCTCCTCTCCGTccgcgtcttcttcttctcccaacCGCAGAAACTCCACTTCTAATTTATCTACAAAGAGAGATGATCAGAACAACAACGGTATGAAAAAGCATGATAGGATGTCAATTGGCACACAAGTTTGTCTCGGGTTACCTAACCAAAGTAGCATAGAAGTTGACACAAAAGAAAACCGTAGGCCTTCACCGCGGATCGATGATGAGGGCAGCGTCATACTCCCTGGCAGATTCTCCGTTGATGGATGTGCATTGTACAGAGCATCATCAACGACGAACTCATGCTCTCTACTATATGAGTCCTTAAACGATGAATCAGATTCAGAGTTGAGCGATGTATCCTATTCTTCAAGTGTTAGTACTAACCGTTCGTCCCGGAACCATAAACCTGGTATCAAGGTCTCTTCTAAATATCTGCGTGATTTAACAGCTAGACCAAGCAAAGGGAACAACAATGAGACCAAACCAAGGTCACAAGAAGACTTGCAGAGAGCCAATAGCTTTAGGGGCATTGAGAATAGGATGAAGAGGAATAATTCAGTGGCAAGGTACGGAAGTTCCATGTCTCAGTGGGCGCTTTCACCAGGAAGGTCATTGGACATTCAGGCAGTGACAGTTCCAAGTTCAAANNNNNNNNNNNNNNNNNNNNNNNNNNNNNNNNNNNNNNNNNNNNNNNNNNNNNNNNNNNNNNNNNNNNNNNNNNNNNNNNNNNNNNNNNNNNNNNNNNNNNNNNNNNNNNNNNNNNNNNNNNNNNNNNNNNNNNNNNNNNNNNNNNNNNNNNNNNNNNNNNNNNNNNNNNNNNNNNNNNNNNNNNNNNNNNNNNNNNNNNNNNNNNNNNNNNNNNNNNNNNNNNNNNNNNNNNNNNNNNNNNNNNNNNNNNNNNNNNNNNNNNNNNNNNNNNNNNNNNNNNNNNNNNNNNNNNNNNNNNNNNNNNNNNNNNNNNNNNNNNNNNNNNNNNNNNNNNNNNNNNNNNNNNNNNNNNNNNNNNNNNNNNNNNNNNNNNNNNNNNNNNNNNNNNNNNNNNNNNNNNNNNNNNNNNNNNNNNNNNNNNNNNNNNNNNNNNNNNNNNNNNNNNNNNNNNNNNNNNNNNNNNNNNNNNNNNNNNNNNNNNNNNNNNNNNNNNNNNNNNNNNNNNNNNNNNNNNNNNNNNNNNNNNNNNNNNNNNNNNNNNNNNNNNNNNNNNNNNNNNNNNNNNNNNNNNNNNNNNNNNNNNNNNNNNNNNNNNNNNNNNNNNNNNNNNNNNNNNNNNNNNNNNNNNNNNNNNNNNNNNNNNNNNNNNNNNNNNNNNNNNNNNNNNNNNNNNNNNNNNNNNNNNNNNNNNNNNNNNNNNNNNNNNNNNNNNNNNNNNNNNNNNNNNNNNNNNNNNNNNNNNNNNNNNNNNNNNNNNNNNNNNNNNNNNNNNNNNNNNNNNNNNNNNNNNNNNNNNNNNNNNNNNNNNNNNNNNNNNNNNNNNNNNNNNNNNNNNNNNNNNNNNNNNNNNNNNNNNNNNNNNNNNNNNNNNNNNNNNNNNNNNNNNNNNNNNNNNNNNNNNNNNNNNNNNNNNNNNNNNNNNNNNNNNNNNNNNNNNNNNNNNNNNNNNNNNNNNNNNNNNNNNNNNNNNNNNNNNNNNNNNNNNNNNNNNNNNNNNNNNNNNNNNNNNNNNNNNNNNNNNNNNNNNNNNNNNNNNNNNNNNNNNNNNNNNNNNNNNNNNNNNNNNNNNNNNNNNNNNNNNNNNNNNNNNNNNNNNNNNNNNNNNNNNNNNNNNNNNNNNNNNNNNNNNNNNNNNNNNNNNNNNNNNNNNNNNNNNNNNNNNNNNNNNNNNNNNNNNNNNNNNNNNNNNNNAGCTGAAGCTTATGAATAACCGGTTGGTTCAGTGGAGGTTTGTCAATGCTAGAGCCTGTGCTGCAAACAATAGCGTAGCCTCCCAAGAAAAGGTAATGTTTTTCTACTCCATGCAGCAATATACAGTCATCATCACCTCTACTCCATGGTTTTCTTCATTGCAGAACCAGCTACTCTGTGCGTGGGATGCTCTGACCAAGTTAAAACATTTGTTTCTGCAAGAGAGAATCAAACTGCAGAAGAAAAACCTGGAGATGAAGCTGAATTATGTGCTGCTTTCTCAAGTACGTATCCAACTCCATTTACTTTAAATTCCAAGCCATGAGGGGTAAGCGAGTTTAAACCGGAttgatacaatatatatgaaacaGGTTAAGCATCTTGAAGCTTGGGAGGACATGGAAAGAGAACACATTTCAGCTCTGTCTATGACTAGAGAATCCCTGCATTCTGTTCTTTCCAGGCTTCCCCTCAAAGAAGGTGCAAAGGTAAATCAAGATACAAAATCATGTTCCTCTGGTATGTTTTGAACTCAAAACAAGTTTGTTTattgtctcttttcttttccaacaaCTCCTG comes from Camelina sativa cultivar DH55 chromosome 19, Cs, whole genome shotgun sequence and encodes:
- the LOC104768013 gene encoding QWRF motif-containing protein 3-like produces the protein MKGCEHEQQLKARRGKSREVSSRFLSSPSASSSSPNRRNSTSNLSTKRDDQNNNGMKKHDRMSIGTQVCLGLPNQSSIEVDTKENRRPSPRIDDEGSVILPGRFSVDGCALYRASSTTNSCSLLYESLNDESDSELSDVSYSSSVSTNRSSRNHKPGIKVSSKYLRDLTARPSKGNNNETKPRSQEDLQRANSFRGIENRMKRNNSVARYGSSMSQWALSPGRSLDIQAVTVPSLKLMNNRLVQWRFVNARACAANNSVASQEKNQLLCAWDALTKLKHLFLQERIKLQKKNLEMKLNYVLLSQVKHLEAWEDMEREHISALSMTRESLHSVLSRLPLKEGAKMNIESAVTMFKTAETVTDAIISTLNSYAPTMEGGIVPLASQLAEVAAQEKLMLEQCHDLMRMITELEMQERSLKCCFMIQHKQTFDTEFG